One stretch of Zingiber officinale cultivar Zhangliang chromosome 6B, Zo_v1.1, whole genome shotgun sequence DNA includes these proteins:
- the LOC121988464 gene encoding proline--tRNA ligase, chloroplastic/mitochondrial-like translates to MAMAALRLPSLSLLRSPSKSLLSCPLSLAPRLRHLRPRASAHISGGGASRCISARSLAKEEVSSSATPSTDRKPSSSYEGSVTPRSVDFNAWYLDVIASAELADYGPVRGTMVIRPYGYAIWEAIQEYLNVKFKETGHSNMYFPQFIPYSFIEKEASHVEGFSPELALVTIGGGKELEEKLVVRPTSETIVNHMFTQWIQSYRDLPLMVNQWANVTRWEMRTKPFVRTLEFLWQEGHTAHATAKEAETEALQMIDVYKKFAYEQAAIPVIAGRKSRAETFAGAARTYTIEAMMGDRKALQAGTSHNLGQNFSRAFGTQFTDENGQRQHVWQTSWAVSTRFVGGIIMTHGDDAGLMLPPRIAPIQVVIVPIWKTANDKSGVIDAVSSLKDLLLKAGIKVKVDDSEQRTPGWKFNFWEMKGVPLRIEIGPRDVANKSVVVSRRDIPGKPGKDFGISMEPSVLVAHLKSRLDDIQASLLHRATSFRDSNIVDVNSYEELKAVIAQGKWARGPWSASDSEEQKVKEETGATIRCFPFEQPLGKMTCFMTGNPADEVAIFAKSY, encoded by the exons ATGGCCATGGCGGCTCTCCGCCTCCCATCTCTCTCCCTCCTCCGCTCCCCCTCCAAATCCCTCCTCTCATGCCCTCTCTCCCTCGCCCCACGCCTCCGCCATCTCCGTCCCAGGGCCTCCGCCCACATCTCTGGCGGCGGCGCGAGCAGATGCATCTCCGCCCGCAGCCTCGCCAAAGAAGAGGTGTCGTCGTCCGCGACGCCCTCGACCGACCGTAAGCCTTCCTCGAGCTACGAGGGCTCCGTCACTCCTCGATCCGTGGACTTCAACGCCTGGTACCTCGATGTCATTGCCAGCGCCGAGCTCGCTGACTACGGCCCCGTCCGCGGCACCATGGTCATACGGCCCTACGGATACGCCATATGGGAAGCCATCCAG GAGTATCTGAATGTGAAGTTCAAAGAAACAGGACACAGTAATATGTACTTTCCTCAG TTCATTCCGTATTCATTTATAGAGAAGGAAGCTAGTCATGTTGAGGGGTTCAGTCCAGAACTTGCACTCGTCACCATCGGAGGGGGCAAGGAACTTGAGGAAAAGCTTGTG GTTAGACCAACAAGTGAGACCATTGTAAACCACATGTTTACTCAATGGATTCAAAGCTACCGGGATCTTCCTCTAATGGTTAATCAG TGGGCTAATGTCACAAGATGGGAGATGAGGACTAAACCTTTTGTGAGGACTCTTGAATTCCTCTGGCAGGAGGGACATACAGCCCATGCCACAGCCAAAGAGGCAGAAACGGAG GCATTACAGATGATTGATGTCTATAAGAAATTTGCTTATGAGCAAGCTGCAATACCTGTTATTGCAGGTAGGAAATCGAGGGCTGAGACATTCGCTGGTGCTGCAAGAACCTATACTATTGAAGCTATGATGGGTGACAGGAAGGCTTTACAAGCTGGAACTAGCCACAACCTTGGTCAGAACTTTTCTCGTGCTTTTGGGACACAG TTCACTGATGAaaatggtcaaagacaacatgtTTGGCAGACTTCATGGGCGGTCAGTACCCGGTTTGTCGGTGGTATCATCATGACTCATGGAGATGATGCTGGCTTAATGCTTCCTCCCAGGATTGCCCCAATACAA GTTGTCATAGTACCAATCTGGAAGACGGCTAATGACAAAAGTGGAGTGATAGATGCCGTGTCCTCCCTCAAAGATTTACTTCTTAAAGCAGGAATCAAGGTCAAAGTTGATGACTCAGAGCAAAGAACACCTGGATGGAAATTCAACTTTTGGGAGATGAAG GGTGTTCCGTTGAGAATAGAAATTGGACCTCGTGATGTTGCTAACAAGAGTGTGGTGGTATCTCGAAGAGACATTCCTGGAAAGCCAGGTAAAGATTTTGGGATATCTATGGAACCTTCAGTCCTGGTAGCCCATTTAAAGAGCAGATTGGATGACATTCAAGCATCACTTTTGCACAGGGCTACATCATTTCGAGACAG TAACATTGTCGATGTGAATTCGTACGAGGAGTTGAAGGCAGTGATTGCTCAAGGGAAGTGGGCAAGAGGTCCTTGGTCAGCTAG TGACTCTGAGGAGCAAAAAGTTAAAGAAGAGACGGGCGCAACTATCAGATGCTTCCCATTCGAGCAGCCACTGGGGAAGATGACATGCTTCATGACTGGTAACCCGGCCGATGAAGTTGCTATTTTTGCAAAATCTTATTAA
- the LOC121988463 gene encoding uncharacterized protein LOC121988463, protein MRVWIKILLPAIAAALLLVILLLWRRRLRRRFPSPPDAAPRLPQSASKVRSQSLSLHAGIAKLQFPYRSSTGRKPSFFSNHFHHDYESAGQAPVQFNWDEHPRLVVEAVEHGWSRFVFAGGRPPDAAAPGAWGMCAACDNGGTVETNWEVPPGASEFSQTVRLHPRGRRSSMSSPLALHREGGTATSRMLLPLPGPPLGVSSFPQEAYLEITVLYLKPPPPPPSRTNKRTKPTDAEKETDRAKLIAENSNSFEFQSIHPSATDQIDRPIQEANAHTKEEEGNQSQNATLSLGLAHGGTLPSGSFSGTYPGSIGFHSNGSVYLDGKKLIFESEKAEWAEANRVIGCGFDPRKKKVFFTVDSKLMHVIHCHSDMYKAPLFPILGSNTDAMVLVNLGQSRFKYEPANAHRTPNPCFIRSSSVDYGAAAISDDDSRELFSMGRIDAQWFDAAKKSQSGTKKSNANHESSYAVDVDADSDLFEISLHI, encoded by the exons ATGAGGGTATGGATCAAGATTCTACTTCCGGCGATCGCTGCCGCCCTCCTCCTCGTAATTCTACTTCTGTGGCGCCGCCGCCTCCGCAGGCGCTTCCCTTCCCCTCCGGATGCCGCCCCCCGATTGCCTCAATCAGCGAGCAAGGTTAGAAGCCAGAGCCTGAGCCTCCATGCTGGGATCGCCAAGCTGCAGTTTCCCTACCGTTCCAGCACCGGACGCAAGCCCAGCTTCTTCTCGAACCACTTCCACCACGACTACGAATCTGCCGGCCAGGCGCCGGTGCAGTTCAATTGGGACGAGCATCCGCGGTTGGTGGTGGAGGCGGTGGAGCACGGATGGTCACGCTTCGTGTTTGCAGGCGGGCGGCCGCCGGACGCCGCGGCGCCGGGTGCCTGGGGGATGTGCGCCGCCTGCGACAATGGCGGCACTGTGGAGACGAACTGGGAGGTGCCGCCGGGGGCATCGGAGTTCTCGCAGACGGTTAGGCTGCATCCGAGAGGGAGGAGGAGCAGCATGAGCAGCCCGCTGGCTCTCCACCGCGAGGGGGGCACTGCCACGTCGAGGATGCTCCTCCCGTTGCCCGGCCCGCCGCTCGGTGTGTCCTCCTTCCCTCAAGAAGCGTACCTCGAGATCACCGTCCTGTACCTgaaaccgccgccgccgccgccttctcGAACCAATAAGCGAACCAAACCGACGGACGCCGAAAAGGAAACCGATCGCGCGAAGCTGATCGCGGAGAATTCAAATTCCTTCGAGTTCCAATCCATTCATCCCTCTGCAACCGATCAAATCGATCGTCCAATCCAAGAAGCCAACGCACacaccaaagaggaagaaggcaaccAAAGCCAGAACGCAACTCTATCCTTGGGCCTCGCCCACGGCGGAACACTCCCCAGTGGATCGTTCTCCGGCACATACCCAGGCTCCATCGGCTTCCACTCCAATGGCTCTGTCTATCTCGACG GAAAAAAGCTAATTTTCGAATCAGAGAAAGCGGAGTGGGCGGAGGCGAACAGGGTAATCGGCTGCGGCTTCGAcccgaggaagaagaaggtgttcttCACGGTTGACTCCAAGCTGATGCACGTCATCCACTGCCACTCCGACATGTACAAAGCTCCCCTGTTCCCGATTCTCGGATCAAACACCGACGCCATGGTTCTGGTCAATTTGGGGCAGAGCAGATTCAAGTACGAACCAGCCAACGCGCACAGGACGCCGAATCCTTGCTTCATCCGCTCCTCGTCGGTCGACTACGGCGCCGCCGCCATAAGCGACGACGATAGCCGGGAGCTCTTCTCCATGGGACGGATCGACGCGCAGTGGTTCGACGCAGCTAAAAAGAGCCAGAGCGGCACCAAGAAGAGCAACGCGAATCACGAGTCAAGCTACGCGGTGGATGTGGACGCGGATTCTGATCTTTTTGAGATCTCCCTGCACATCTAA